A genomic segment from Candidatus Brocadia sinica JPN1 encodes:
- the carA gene encoding glutamine-hydrolyzing carbamoyl-phosphate synthase small subunit has translation MDKKRAILVLADGTSFTGYSLGAAGEKAGEVVFNTSMMGYQEILTDPSYKGQMVVMTYPLIGNYGINEKDYESRSLFLEGFIVKEYSPFPSNWRSQISLDEFLKNKKTVGIQGIDTRELTRRLRDYGAQQGIISTEDFDVFSLTKKIKSAPGLVGIDLVKSVTCNNLYEWKDSDSDAGKSKRLKVVVYDCGVKYNILRKLNSAGCSVTVVPAQTQSQTILNMKPDGVVLSNGPGDPAAVPYMIENIKGLLGKKPVFGICLGHQLMALTLGLKTYKLKFGHHGGNQPVMDLHTKKVEITAQNHSFAVTAPQEGTMQKSPYGNVEITHVNLNDKSVEGLKCHSIPAFSVQYHPEASPGPHDASYLFERFIEMMKYQS, from the coding sequence ATGGATAAAAAACGGGCAATACTTGTTCTTGCAGACGGGACAAGTTTTACAGGATATTCTTTAGGCGCCGCCGGTGAGAAGGCCGGTGAGGTCGTTTTTAATACCAGCATGATGGGCTACCAGGAAATCCTCACAGACCCGTCATACAAAGGCCAAATGGTGGTCATGACCTACCCGCTGATTGGCAATTATGGAATCAATGAAAAAGATTACGAATCTCGTAGCCTCTTTTTAGAGGGTTTTATTGTTAAAGAATACAGCCCCTTCCCCAGTAACTGGCGTTCACAAATTAGTCTGGATGAGTTTCTTAAAAACAAAAAGACTGTGGGTATCCAGGGAATAGATACACGGGAATTGACAAGGCGATTACGGGATTACGGCGCCCAGCAGGGTATTATTTCCACCGAAGATTTTGATGTTTTCAGTCTTACCAAAAAGATAAAATCTGCCCCCGGATTGGTTGGGATAGATCTTGTAAAGTCAGTGACATGTAACAATTTGTATGAATGGAAGGATTCTGACTCAGATGCGGGCAAATCAAAAAGACTCAAGGTCGTTGTCTATGATTGTGGCGTAAAATATAATATTCTCAGAAAACTGAACAGTGCCGGCTGCTCTGTAACGGTAGTTCCGGCACAAACCCAGTCTCAAACTATCCTGAACATGAAACCGGATGGGGTCGTGCTTTCCAATGGTCCAGGTGACCCGGCAGCCGTTCCTTATATGATTGAAAATATTAAAGGCTTATTAGGGAAAAAACCGGTATTCGGGATTTGTCTTGGCCATCAATTGATGGCACTTACCCTGGGGCTAAAGACCTACAAATTAAAGTTTGGACATCATGGGGGAAATCAGCCCGTCATGGATTTACACACCAAAAAAGTGGAAATTACCGCACAAAATCACAGCTTTGCGGTAACGGCGCCACAGGAAGGTACCATGCAAAAAAGTCCGTACGGGAACGTTGAGATTACCCATGTCAATCTCAACGACAAGTCTGTAGAGGGATTGAAATGCCACTCGATACCTGCCTTTTCTGTTCAATATCATCCGGAGGCTTCGCCTGGCCCACACGATGCGAGTTATCTGTTTGAGAGATTTATTGAGATGATGAAATATCAAAGTTAA
- the carB gene encoding carbamoyl-phosphate synthase large subunit: protein MPKRTDIQKILIIGSGPIVIGQACEFDYSGTQACKALREEGYKVVLVNSNPATIMTDPEVADRTYIEPITTEMVAKVIAKERPQALLPTLGGQTGLNTAVNLAEKGVLDEFGVELIGAKLDAIKKAEDRSLFKSAMKQIGIPVPESAYVRSYDEGMTVIEKIGFPAIIRPSFTLGGTGGNAAYNIEEYKEYIKVALEASPVHEVLVERSVLGWKEYELEVMRDLKDNVVIICSIENFDPMGVHTGDSITVAPAQTLTDVEYQVMRDAAIKIIREIGVETGGSNIQFSMNPDNGEMLAIEMNPRVSRSSALASKATGFPIAKIAAKLAVGYTLDEIPNDITRYTPACFEPTIDYCVVKVPRFNFEKFPDTDQTLTIHMKSVGEVMAMGRTFKEAIGKAIRSLESGRYGFESLWPSGSDKWSTEQRYEFLRTKLMVPNSDRLWHIADALRFGMSLDEIFKWTHIDRWFLYNIKQVLDMEDEIRRKCSENAHTSQNREIFTLDKEMLTEAKRRGYSDKYLACLCNVDEKTVRTYRQGESIRPVFKHVDTCAAEFKAFTPYLYSAYEGACEAEPTQKKKVIILGSGPNRIGQGIEFDYCCVHGVFALKELGYETIMVNCNPETVSTDYDTSDRLYFEPLTLEDVLEIIDKEKPEGVIVQFGGQTPLKLAIPLEKEGVKILGTSPESIDVAEDRERFAALMNRLNLRQPDNGCARSATEAKVIACKIGYPVLLRPSYVLGGRAMRIVYDEAGLEEYITHAVHVSPEHPVLIDRFLEDATEIDVDAICDGKEVLIGGVMEHIEEAGIHSGDSACSLPPYSIGNDIIAELKKQTRVIALALNVIGLINIQYAIKDKMVYVLEVNPRASRTVPFVSKAIGIPLAKIATKVIMGKKLSELNISTNMELKHIAVKEAVFPFIKFKGVDTILGPEMKSTGEVMGIDKDFGRAYAKSQMAADCSLPLTGSVFMSVRDRDKKPIVPIAKKLSQMGFRLVATNGTAKVLSENNVPVTPVLKVIEGRPNIVDHIKSNEIQLVINTTGGKAAQEASYSIRRTALLHHVPYFTTLAGAVAATKAIEALKNGSLDVKPIQEYYRT from the coding sequence ATGCCCAAGAGAACCGATATACAAAAAATCCTGATTATTGGCTCAGGCCCGATCGTCATCGGCCAGGCCTGCGAATTCGATTATTCAGGCACCCAGGCCTGTAAAGCGCTCCGCGAAGAGGGATATAAGGTTGTCCTCGTAAACAGTAATCCTGCCACCATTATGACAGACCCAGAAGTTGCCGACAGGACTTATATAGAACCGATAACGACGGAAATGGTGGCAAAGGTTATCGCAAAGGAACGCCCACAGGCATTACTTCCAACATTGGGCGGACAAACCGGTTTAAATACGGCAGTTAACCTTGCAGAAAAGGGTGTACTGGATGAATTTGGCGTAGAATTGATCGGCGCCAAGCTGGATGCCATCAAAAAAGCCGAAGATAGGTCGCTCTTTAAGTCTGCCATGAAACAGATTGGTATCCCGGTTCCTGAAAGTGCTTATGTCCGTTCGTACGACGAAGGCATGACGGTTATCGAAAAAATAGGTTTTCCGGCTATTATTCGTCCTTCTTTTACGTTAGGAGGCACCGGTGGAAATGCAGCATATAATATCGAAGAATACAAAGAATATATCAAGGTAGCCCTTGAAGCCAGCCCGGTACATGAAGTCCTTGTGGAGCGTTCCGTTTTAGGCTGGAAGGAATATGAACTGGAAGTAATGCGTGATTTAAAAGACAATGTCGTGATCATTTGCTCAATTGAAAATTTTGATCCCATGGGTGTACATACGGGCGATAGCATCACGGTTGCCCCTGCCCAAACCCTTACCGATGTCGAATATCAGGTTATGCGGGATGCGGCAATTAAGATTATTCGGGAAATAGGCGTTGAGACCGGTGGTTCCAATATTCAGTTCTCCATGAACCCGGATAATGGAGAAATGCTGGCCATCGAGATGAACCCAAGGGTTTCGAGAAGCTCCGCCCTTGCCTCAAAGGCTACGGGTTTTCCTATCGCTAAAATTGCTGCAAAGCTGGCGGTTGGCTACACCCTTGATGAAATCCCTAACGACATCACCCGTTATACCCCTGCCTGTTTTGAACCCACCATCGATTATTGTGTCGTAAAAGTGCCCCGGTTTAATTTTGAAAAATTCCCTGATACTGATCAGACACTTACTATCCATATGAAGTCAGTGGGGGAGGTCATGGCAATGGGACGTACGTTTAAAGAGGCCATCGGTAAAGCCATCCGTTCCTTAGAATCAGGGCGATATGGATTTGAGTCGTTATGGCCCTCAGGGAGTGACAAATGGTCTACTGAGCAACGGTACGAGTTTTTAAGAACGAAATTGATGGTCCCAAATTCTGACAGGCTCTGGCACATTGCCGATGCGCTACGGTTTGGCATGAGTCTGGACGAGATATTTAAATGGACTCATATTGACCGCTGGTTCCTTTACAATATCAAACAGGTACTGGACATGGAAGACGAGATACGGCGGAAGTGTTCTGAAAATGCTCATACCTCTCAAAACAGAGAGATATTTACACTGGACAAGGAAATGCTGACTGAGGCAAAACGACGCGGTTATTCAGATAAATATCTGGCTTGTTTGTGTAATGTTGATGAAAAAACGGTGCGAACGTACCGTCAGGGGGAATCAATCAGGCCGGTGTTTAAACATGTGGATACCTGTGCTGCCGAATTCAAGGCCTTTACACCATATTTGTACTCAGCCTATGAAGGGGCGTGTGAGGCGGAGCCTACTCAGAAGAAAAAGGTCATCATCCTCGGGAGCGGACCTAACCGTATCGGACAGGGTATTGAGTTCGATTACTGTTGTGTTCATGGGGTCTTTGCCTTAAAAGAATTGGGTTACGAAACGATTATGGTCAATTGCAATCCGGAGACGGTAAGTACGGATTACGACACTTCTGACCGGCTTTATTTTGAACCACTTACCCTGGAAGACGTCCTTGAAATTATTGATAAGGAGAAGCCCGAAGGCGTTATCGTCCAATTTGGCGGACAAACACCGTTAAAATTGGCCATACCCCTGGAAAAAGAGGGTGTTAAAATACTGGGAACTTCTCCGGAAAGTATTGATGTTGCAGAGGATCGTGAACGGTTTGCAGCCTTAATGAACCGATTAAATTTAAGACAGCCGGATAATGGATGTGCACGGTCTGCCACGGAGGCAAAGGTTATTGCCTGTAAAATAGGCTACCCTGTACTGCTCCGCCCATCCTATGTCCTTGGAGGAAGAGCCATGCGTATTGTGTACGATGAAGCTGGTTTAGAGGAATATATTACGCATGCTGTTCATGTCTCACCAGAACATCCTGTTCTCATTGACAGATTTTTGGAAGATGCCACAGAAATTGATGTTGACGCTATTTGTGACGGTAAGGAAGTGCTTATTGGCGGCGTTATGGAACACATCGAAGAAGCCGGCATCCATTCCGGAGACAGCGCCTGCTCGCTCCCACCATATTCCATCGGGAACGATATTATTGCCGAACTAAAAAAACAGACACGAGTCATAGCGCTGGCCTTGAACGTAATAGGTCTCATCAATATACAATATGCCATTAAAGATAAAATGGTGTATGTGCTGGAGGTCAATCCTCGTGCTTCGAGGACCGTACCCTTTGTCAGCAAGGCGATTGGTATTCCGCTGGCCAAGATTGCAACAAAGGTAATCATGGGAAAGAAGCTCAGCGAACTCAATATCTCCACGAACATGGAATTAAAACATATTGCCGTGAAAGAGGCGGTCTTTCCTTTTATAAAGTTTAAAGGGGTCGATACAATCTTAGGACCGGAAATGAAATCAACAGGCGAGGTCATGGGAATAGATAAGGACTTTGGTCGTGCCTATGCCAAATCCCAGATGGCGGCTGACTGCAGCCTCCCATTAACGGGTAGCGTTTTCATGAGCGTAAGAGACAGAGACAAAAAGCCCATTGTCCCCATTGCAAAAAAACTCTCACAGATGGGTTTCAGGCTTGTAGCCACAAACGGCACAGCTAAAGTACTTTCCGAAAATAACGTTCCTGTCACACCTGTCTTAAAAGTCATTGAAGGAAGGCCCAATATTGTCGACCACATCAAGAGTAACGAAATCCAACTTGTCATCAACACCACAGGAGGTAAGGCAGCCCAGGAGGCATCCTATTCCATCCGGCGCACCGCACTTCTTCACCATGTCCCCTATTTTACAACACTTGCCGGTGCAGTGGCCGCTACGAAGGCTATCGAGGCGCTCAAAAACGGAAGCCTTGACGTCAAACCTATTCAGGAATACTATCGTACATAA
- the gcvPA gene encoding aminomethyl-transferring glycine dehydrogenase subunit GcvPA has product MDYIPNTARDKEIMLKEIGIPSFEALLEDVPKTLRKFSLPLPNGLSEPQVLRALKDFSEKNRNIDKYISFLGAGAYEHYIPSVVDHLASRSEFYTCYTPYQPEVSQGTLQVIYEFQTLMCELTGMDVANSSMYDGSTALTEAALLSIRLKEKNKVVCSRAIHSEYRQVLKTYLKGLHTEIIEIDAPDGITDMNQLEKVIDDSTAAVLIQNPNFFGCIEDMETISNITHRHDSLFIACVNPISLGILKPPGEYNADIAVGEAQVLGNYLNYGGPYLGFFTVKKELLRKMPGRIAGETVDSTGKRCFVLTLQAREQHIRREKATSNICTNQALLALRACIYLCALGKKGMAELSRLNIQKSHYAYERLCSLNIFEPAFQQLFFHEFVLKAQGNLRTNKINEYLLKKGIIGGLELSEFYPELDNSMLLCVTETKTKESIDRLVTELSHI; this is encoded by the coding sequence ATGGATTACATTCCGAACACCGCACGCGATAAAGAAATAATGCTGAAAGAAATAGGGATACCTTCTTTTGAAGCGCTCCTTGAAGACGTCCCAAAGACGTTAAGAAAATTTTCTTTACCATTACCCAACGGCCTTTCCGAACCACAGGTATTAAGAGCCTTAAAAGATTTCAGTGAAAAGAATCGCAATATCGACAAATACATTTCATTTTTAGGTGCCGGCGCCTATGAACACTATATCCCGTCTGTTGTAGACCACCTGGCGTCGAGGAGTGAATTTTATACCTGTTATACACCCTACCAGCCCGAAGTAAGCCAGGGTACGCTTCAGGTAATCTATGAATTCCAAACATTGATGTGTGAGTTAACTGGTATGGATGTGGCAAATTCCTCCATGTACGATGGTTCAACTGCCTTAACGGAGGCAGCACTCTTGTCCATTCGGCTGAAAGAAAAGAATAAGGTTGTTTGCTCACGGGCAATCCATTCTGAATACCGGCAGGTGCTCAAGACCTATTTGAAAGGATTGCATACAGAAATTATTGAAATAGACGCACCTGACGGAATAACGGACATGAACCAACTGGAGAAAGTTATTGACGACAGCACCGCTGCTGTACTCATCCAAAATCCAAACTTCTTTGGCTGTATTGAAGACATGGAGACCATCTCAAATATTACCCACAGGCATGACAGCCTTTTTATCGCTTGTGTAAACCCCATTTCTCTGGGCATCCTGAAACCACCGGGTGAATACAATGCCGATATTGCCGTTGGCGAGGCCCAGGTTTTGGGAAATTATCTAAACTATGGTGGACCATACCTCGGTTTTTTTACGGTAAAAAAAGAGCTTTTGCGCAAGATGCCCGGAAGGATCGCTGGGGAAACGGTGGATAGCACCGGAAAAAGGTGTTTCGTCCTCACCCTGCAGGCCAGGGAACAACACATACGAAGGGAGAAGGCGACTTCCAATATTTGTACCAATCAAGCGCTCCTTGCATTAAGGGCATGCATTTATCTCTGTGCATTAGGAAAAAAGGGTATGGCGGAACTTTCTCGTCTCAATATCCAAAAAAGCCATTATGCGTATGAAAGACTGTGTTCACTGAATATCTTTGAACCGGCATTTCAACAACTATTCTTTCATGAATTTGTCTTAAAAGCACAGGGCAATCTGCGTACAAATAAGATCAACGAGTACCTGCTAAAAAAAGGAATCATTGGTGGTTTAGAACTTTCTGAATTTTACCCCGAACTGGACAATAGTATGCTCTTGTGTGTAACAGAGACGAAGACCAAAGAATCGATCGACCGTTTGGTTACTGAGTTGTCACATATTTAG